Proteins encoded together in one Micromonospora kangleipakensis window:
- a CDS encoding DUF3817 domain-containing protein has protein sequence MREKTTRLFVAAAIAEACSWLALLAGMAVKYGPPANETGVHVFGPIHGALFVVYGILVLVVARLRRWRLLTTALALACAVPPFATLFFERWARRRGLLDDASTPQPIPTPVG, from the coding sequence ATGCGCGAGAAGACGACCAGGCTGTTCGTGGCGGCGGCGATCGCCGAGGCGTGCTCCTGGCTGGCCCTGCTGGCCGGCATGGCGGTCAAGTACGGCCCGCCCGCCAACGAGACCGGCGTGCACGTCTTCGGGCCGATCCACGGCGCGCTCTTCGTGGTCTACGGCATCCTCGTCCTGGTGGTGGCCCGGCTGCGCCGGTGGCGGCTGCTGACCACCGCCTTGGCGCTGGCCTGCGCGGTGCCGCCGTTCGCCACCCTGTTCTTCGAGCGCTGGGCCCGCCGGCGCGGCCTGCTCGACGACGCGTCGACCCCACAGCCCATCCCCACCCCCGTCGGCTGA
- a CDS encoding alpha/beta fold hydrolase, producing the protein MFAGFTLEEIDVGPVRLRVRHGGSGPPVVLLHGHPRTHATWHRVAPLLAERHTVICPDLRGYGGSSKPPSDPAHTTYAKRAMAADVVGLLDALGHDRAAVVGHDRGAYVAMRTALDHPARVSRLGVLDGVPIGEALARCDARFAARWWHWFFLGQLDKPAERVINADPDAWYGGSPEAMGEEAYADYRSAIHDPATVHAMCEDYRAGLGPDRAADDADRTAGRRIGCPVLFVWSERDDMVDLYGDPAAIWRDWADDVRAASVGCGHHLAEEAPERLAALLADFLAG; encoded by the coding sequence ATGTTCGCCGGATTCACCCTCGAGGAGATCGACGTCGGCCCGGTGCGGCTGCGGGTCCGGCACGGCGGGTCGGGGCCGCCGGTGGTGCTGCTGCACGGGCATCCGCGCACCCATGCCACCTGGCACCGGGTAGCCCCGCTGCTGGCCGAGCGGCACACCGTGATCTGCCCGGACCTGCGGGGCTACGGCGGCTCGTCGAAGCCACCGAGCGACCCGGCGCACACCACGTACGCCAAGCGGGCGATGGCCGCGGACGTGGTGGGGCTGCTCGACGCGCTCGGCCACGACCGGGCGGCGGTCGTGGGCCACGACCGGGGCGCGTACGTGGCGATGCGGACCGCGCTGGACCACCCGGCCCGGGTGAGCCGGCTCGGGGTGCTCGACGGGGTGCCGATCGGCGAGGCGCTGGCCCGCTGCGACGCCCGGTTCGCGGCCCGCTGGTGGCACTGGTTCTTCCTCGGCCAGCTCGACAAGCCGGCCGAGCGGGTGATCAACGCCGATCCGGACGCCTGGTACGGCGGCTCGCCGGAGGCGATGGGCGAGGAGGCGTACGCCGACTACCGCAGCGCCATCCACGACCCGGCCACGGTGCACGCGATGTGCGAGGACTACCGGGCCGGCCTGGGCCCGGACCGGGCGGCGGACGACGCCGACCGGACGGCCGGCCGGCGGATCGGCTGCCCGGTGCTGTTCGTCTGGTCCGAGCGGGACGACATGGTCGACCTCTACGGCGACCCGGCGGCGATCTGGCGGGACTGGGCCGACGACGTCCGCGCCGCATCGGTGGGCTGCGGGCACCACCTGGCCGAGGAGGCGCCGGAGCGGCTCGCCGCGCTGCTCGCCGACTTCCTGGCCGGCTGA
- a CDS encoding Vms1/Ankzf1 family peptidyl-tRNA hydrolase: MQLSFLRPLYDRPGPWCSVYLDASRDTHDSRPALDLRWRALKGRLLEQGADPANIDAVERVVRGHDPMVGDYGLAVFATGGRVVLSEYLSAPPLRDLASWSILPHTMPLVAQRGEQVAWVRVLADRSGADAIAVSAGGVPRKAHVKGRESYQLRRVNPGGWSQSRYQRAAMEAWHHNAGDAAAATAELAAKVGADVVVVAGDIRATGMIAAQLPERWQDVLVRTDAGSRTDGADPMAMDDLTVQTIAEVADQRIATALDRFGVQEDVGAGLEAVVSALQRNQVDTMLIVDDASANGKLWIGPEPTEIATDPGQLMNMSVADPQRVRADAALLRALVGTDAELTVLAPEEAPELTEGVGAVLRYVDAGTPGRGNG; this comes from the coding sequence ATGCAGCTGTCCTTCCTGCGTCCGCTCTACGACCGTCCCGGGCCGTGGTGCTCGGTCTATCTGGACGCCTCCCGGGACACCCACGACTCCCGTCCCGCGCTGGACCTGCGCTGGCGGGCCCTCAAGGGCCGACTGCTGGAGCAGGGCGCCGACCCGGCGAACATCGACGCGGTCGAGCGGGTGGTCCGTGGGCACGACCCGATGGTGGGGGACTACGGTCTGGCCGTCTTCGCCACCGGCGGACGGGTGGTGCTCTCCGAGTACCTCTCCGCGCCGCCGCTGCGGGACCTGGCCAGCTGGTCCATCCTCCCGCACACCATGCCGCTGGTCGCCCAGCGCGGCGAGCAGGTCGCCTGGGTGCGGGTGCTCGCGGACCGCAGCGGCGCGGACGCCATCGCGGTCAGCGCCGGCGGGGTGCCCCGAAAGGCGCACGTCAAGGGTCGGGAGAGCTACCAACTGCGCCGGGTCAATCCCGGCGGCTGGTCCCAGTCCCGCTACCAGCGGGCGGCGATGGAGGCCTGGCACCACAACGCCGGCGACGCCGCCGCGGCCACCGCCGAGCTGGCCGCGAAGGTGGGCGCCGACGTGGTGGTGGTCGCCGGCGACATCCGGGCCACCGGCATGATCGCCGCGCAGCTCCCGGAACGCTGGCAGGACGTGCTGGTCCGCACCGACGCCGGCTCGCGGACCGACGGCGCCGACCCGATGGCCATGGACGACCTCACCGTGCAGACCATCGCCGAGGTCGCCGACCAGCGGATCGCCACCGCGCTGGACCGGTTCGGCGTCCAGGAGGACGTCGGCGCGGGGCTGGAGGCGGTCGTCTCCGCGCTGCAACGCAACCAGGTCGACACGATGCTGATCGTCGACGACGCCTCCGCCAACGGCAAGCTCTGGATCGGCCCGGAGCCGACGGAGATCGCCACCGACCCCGGGCAGCTGATGAACATGTCGGTGGCCGACCCCCAGCGGGTCCGTGCCGACGCCGCCCTGCTCCGGGCGCTGGTCGGCACCGACGCCGAGCTGACCGTGCTGGCGCCGGAGGAGGCGCCCGAGCTCACCGAGGGCGTCGGCGCGGTGCTGCGCTACGTCGACGCCGGCACCCCCGGGCGGGGCAATGGCTGA